Proteins from one Clostridia bacterium genomic window:
- a CDS encoding two pore domain potassium channel family protein: MKTETKTKAIRIFASAVLCAALMVALMNLSKSSLMEPNGATYLGLAFLFFGVYELAIFFYLRRTQHKKTDFIQFAYVALCVVAGLCAFIIPETSRAFVVPSLLYLAVPTVKRILAITRKGKLKKVYHIMVLVMCALAILLTVGLVLANVEGNYSMTSIGASAVCILSCLVNICMTVFSQFNKEILLRIVKKTYAGEIIIGLLLLVIAFSLILMNNEDSIHNFGDALWYCFAVITTIGFGDIAAVSGLGRVLTVILGLYGIICVSIFTSIIVNFYNEVKDNGDDEGIEKAKAFGEIEEAKTAAALADEADEEESAKDEDEDVVPEDAALSLPDSPAPCEAAPPTDADADDE, encoded by the coding sequence ATGAAAACGGAAACCAAAACGAAAGCTATACGCATCTTTGCCAGCGCAGTGCTATGCGCCGCGCTGATGGTCGCTTTGATGAACCTGAGCAAATCCTCTCTCATGGAGCCGAACGGCGCCACCTATCTCGGGTTGGCCTTCCTGTTTTTCGGCGTGTACGAATTGGCCATCTTTTTCTACCTGCGCCGCACGCAGCACAAGAAAACGGATTTCATTCAATTCGCCTACGTGGCGTTGTGCGTCGTGGCGGGATTGTGCGCGTTCATCATTCCCGAGACGTCGCGCGCGTTCGTCGTGCCCTCTCTACTGTACCTTGCGGTGCCTACCGTAAAGCGCATACTTGCCATCACCCGCAAGGGCAAACTCAAAAAGGTTTACCATATCATGGTACTCGTCATGTGCGCATTGGCCATTCTCCTCACCGTCGGCTTGGTCCTGGCGAACGTCGAAGGCAACTACAGCATGACGTCGATAGGCGCCAGCGCCGTTTGCATACTGTCGTGTCTGGTCAATATCTGCATGACCGTCTTCTCGCAATTTAACAAGGAGATACTCCTGCGCATCGTCAAAAAGACCTACGCGGGCGAGATAATAATCGGCCTATTGCTATTGGTCATCGCGTTCTCCTTGATATTGATGAACAACGAGGATAGCATTCACAACTTCGGCGACGCGCTGTGGTACTGCTTCGCCGTCATTACGACCATCGGCTTCGGCGACATCGCCGCCGTATCGGGCCTCGGTCGCGTCCTGACGGTCATTTTGGGCCTGTACGGCATTATATGCGTGTCCATCTTCACCTCTATCATCGTCAACTTCTACAACGAAGTGAAGGACAACGGCGACGACGAGGGCATCGAAAAAGCAAAGGCATTCGGCGAAATCGAAGAGGCAAAAACGGCGGCGGCACTCGCCGACGAAGCCGACGAGGAAGAATCGGCAAAAGATGAGGACGAAGACGTCGTGCCCGAAGACGCGGCCCTCTCTTTGCCCGACAGCCCCGCCCCTTGCGAAGCCGCCCCGCCGACTGACGCGGACGCGGACGACGAGTAA
- a CDS encoding M20/M25/M40 family metallo-hydrolase, giving the protein MLLGSISVGAIVGIAVAAAICVFFAALIVRTATFRKDKTDTPLKLAADVSEEAAATHLQEAIRFKTVSMVDEYADNSAPFLAFRKWMFDTYPRFTSAADLAVIADYSLIFHLKGTDATLKGACFLSHMDVVPAPADGWTHDPFGGELAEDGYIYGRGALDMKCHLVSLLEALEYLMNKGVTFKRDIYVCFGHDEEPGQSFNGAPNIVKYLKGKGVEMEFVLDEGGTAIEGKTLFAQGLVAMVGAAEKGNGDLEIVVHGQGGHASSPRFPSANGRLATVIKKIERRYMPSHITPLTRKTFLALAPYTNPLFKFFMVNSDVFSPLFRYILGKAASVTNALIRTTLAPTMLWGPDARNVLPREVKLNINYRTLTGDTAEDVKKHLEKLLRPYIKKGIASVNMLGFSDPSAVADVESVAYRTLATSIKETFPDVAVVPYTMVGATDSRFYAPLTPNVYRFGPFVWGMDDESRVHGIDERIRPEQLARAVQFFVNFISNACAE; this is encoded by the coding sequence ATGTTGTTGGGTAGCATTTCCGTCGGCGCTATAGTCGGCATAGCCGTCGCCGCCGCAATCTGCGTGTTCTTCGCGGCGTTGATCGTCCGCACGGCCACCTTCCGCAAGGATAAGACCGATACGCCCCTCAAACTCGCTGCGGACGTCAGCGAAGAGGCCGCCGCCACCCATTTGCAGGAAGCCATACGCTTCAAAACCGTGTCGATGGTGGACGAATACGCCGACAACTCGGCGCCCTTTTTGGCCTTTCGCAAGTGGATGTTCGACACCTATCCCCGCTTCACCTCGGCGGCCGATCTGGCGGTCATCGCCGATTATAGCCTCATCTTCCACCTCAAAGGCACCGACGCCACCCTCAAAGGCGCGTGCTTCCTGTCGCACATGGACGTGGTGCCCGCCCCTGCGGACGGGTGGACGCACGATCCCTTCGGCGGCGAACTCGCCGAGGACGGCTATATCTATGGTCGCGGCGCGTTGGACATGAAGTGCCATTTGGTCAGCCTGTTGGAAGCCTTGGAGTACCTGATGAACAAGGGCGTGACGTTCAAGCGCGATATCTACGTTTGTTTCGGTCACGACGAGGAGCCGGGGCAGAGTTTCAACGGCGCGCCCAATATCGTCAAATATCTCAAAGGCAAGGGCGTGGAAATGGAGTTCGTGCTGGACGAAGGCGGCACGGCCATCGAGGGAAAAACCCTCTTTGCCCAAGGCTTGGTGGCCATGGTCGGCGCGGCCGAGAAAGGCAACGGAGACCTCGAGATCGTGGTGCACGGGCAAGGCGGTCACGCCAGCAGCCCCCGCTTCCCCTCGGCCAACGGCAGATTGGCCACGGTCATCAAGAAAATCGAGCGTCGCTATATGCCCTCGCATATCACGCCCCTGACGCGCAAGACTTTCTTGGCCTTGGCGCCGTACACCAACCCCCTGTTCAAGTTCTTTATGGTCAACTCGGACGTGTTTTCGCCCCTCTTCCGCTATATTTTGGGCAAAGCCGCCTCGGTGACCAACGCCCTTATCCGCACCACGTTGGCGCCCACCATGCTATGGGGACCGGACGCAAGAAACGTGCTGCCGCGCGAGGTCAAATTGAATATCAACTACCGCACGCTGACGGGCGACACCGCCGAAGACGTCAAAAAGCACCTCGAGAAGTTGTTGCGCCCCTATATCAAGAAAGGGATCGCTTCCGTCAATATGCTGGGATTTTCCGATCCTTCCGCCGTGGCCGACGTGGAATCGGTCGCCTATCGAACGCTCGCTACGAGCATCAAAGAGACATTCCCCGACGTGGCGGTCGTGCCCTACACGATGGTAGGCGCCACCGACTCGCGCTTTTACGCGCCCCTGACGCCCAACGTCTACCGCTTCGGTCCCTTCGTGTGGGGTATGGACGACGAGTCGCGCGTACACGGCATAGACGAGCGCATCCGCCCCGAGCAGTTGGCGCGTGCCGTGCAATTCTTCGTCAACTTCATTTCAAACGCCTGCGCCGAGTAA
- a CDS encoding MFS transporter, which translates to MKKSSAILSTKAAFAYSLGILGVQLVFGYVNSIHSEFVRDAYQSLDANVLYVAAAIILLGKVISCIADPIIGSLIDRSRLKGGKMRPFILASAAPLAVLTVVMFIYIPFERLGTAGKFVMYLYIAVMTALWNIAMSFADIPSQGMLARLSPVPKERNKAAAISNTFKSIGLGIPGVMITLVTLVAPALKADKVKSYFVTALVVAILGVILYLLIYWCNRERVTVETSAPVGFKEMFVELKENKNIRIVFLCYMLGFGRNIAQSIALQASGALLGTSLVLPLLGTVNPGHDASWLIGLTSAVVSALGLVAIPFINKKWGEKKSFILIAVISGILGIAGFVTYVCFPADSAFRSGTTALWFIWVVQALVSIMYCTHNYIPTIMTADILDYQEWKTGTRKDGVDYAILSMSHKLATGISMAVGIFLVGLAGYGRETSAKMQNIVFFAYIGLPAVCSILSTIPMFFYKIDKDTKRAMHAELETRRAAAQPATDGE; encoded by the coding sequence ATGAAAAAGAGTTCGGCTATTCTGAGTACCAAAGCGGCGTTTGCCTACAGCTTGGGAATATTGGGCGTGCAACTCGTTTTCGGCTACGTCAACAGCATTCACTCGGAGTTCGTGCGCGACGCCTACCAAAGTCTGGACGCCAACGTGCTGTACGTCGCCGCCGCCATCATTCTTTTGGGCAAGGTCATCAGTTGTATCGCCGACCCCATCATCGGTTCCCTCATCGACCGTAGCCGCCTCAAAGGGGGCAAAATGCGCCCCTTTATCCTTGCGAGCGCAGCGCCGCTGGCCGTTTTGACGGTGGTCATGTTCATCTATATCCCCTTCGAGCGGTTGGGCACGGCGGGCAAGTTCGTCATGTATTTGTACATAGCCGTCATGACCGCTCTGTGGAATATCGCCATGAGTTTCGCCGACATTCCCTCGCAAGGTATGCTGGCCAGATTGAGCCCCGTGCCCAAGGAGCGCAACAAGGCGGCCGCCATCAGCAACACCTTCAAAAGTATCGGCCTCGGCATCCCCGGGGTGATGATCACCTTGGTAACCTTGGTCGCGCCCGCGCTCAAAGCCGACAAGGTCAAAAGTTACTTCGTCACGGCGTTGGTGGTGGCCATTCTCGGCGTCATATTGTACCTGCTCATCTATTGGTGCAACCGCGAACGCGTCACGGTGGAAACGAGCGCGCCCGTGGGATTCAAGGAGATGTTCGTCGAGCTCAAAGAGAACAAGAATATCCGCATCGTCTTCTTGTGCTATATGCTCGGCTTCGGGCGTAATATCGCGCAGTCCATCGCCTTGCAGGCAAGCGGCGCCCTCTTGGGCACCAGCCTCGTCCTGCCCCTCTTGGGCACGGTCAACCCCGGACACGACGCCAGTTGGCTCATCGGGCTTACCTCGGCGGTCGTTAGCGCGTTGGGGTTGGTGGCCATTCCCTTCATCAACAAGAAGTGGGGCGAAAAGAAGTCCTTTATCCTCATCGCCGTCATATCGGGCATACTCGGCATAGCGGGTTTCGTCACCTACGTTTGCTTCCCCGCGGACAGCGCGTTCCGCTCGGGCACCACGGCGTTGTGGTTTATTTGGGTGGTACAGGCCTTGGTCAGCATCATGTACTGCACGCACAACTATATCCCCACCATTATGACGGCGGATATTTTGGACTACCAAGAATGGAAGACGGGCACGCGCAAGGACGGCGTGGACTACGCCATACTGTCTATGAGCCACAAGTTGGCCACGGGCATCTCCATGGCGGTGGGCATCTTCTTGGTCGGCCTCGCGGGATATGGGCGGGAGACGTCCGCCAAGATGCAGAATATCGTCTTCTTCGCCTATATCGGTCTGCCCGCCGTATGCAGCATCCTGAGCACTATTCCCATGTTCTTCTACAAGATTGACAAAGACACCAAACGAGCCATGCACGCCGAATTGGAGACGCGTAGAGCCGCCGCCCAACCGGCGACGGATGGCGAATAA
- a CDS encoding lysophospholipase, translated as MYEKTEFYFPSASGLCNIHAAKYVPEGDPVAVLQIAHGMAEHFERYEPFIKVLTDAGLAVFTNDHIGHGKSVASEEDKGYFGKDTWHTMIADCHTLYEKAHAEYPDLPYFFFGHSMGSFVAREYTREYGKDLAGAIYCGTGGGNPAVGIGIALSKMIAGCKGEKHRSKFIDGMAFGAYNKKFAGRTPFDWLTKDTTVVDAYIADPDCGYLFTLNGYITLFDILREVSKPECYAEIPKDLPILLIAGEMDPVGNYGKGVSEVCDKLIASGHTKVDMHLYGDCRHEILNESEMFQEVCSDVLAFLKANI; from the coding sequence ATGTACGAAAAAACCGAATTCTACTTCCCTTCCGCGTCCGGCCTGTGCAACATCCACGCCGCGAAATACGTCCCCGAAGGCGATCCCGTCGCCGTACTCCAGATCGCGCACGGCATGGCCGAACACTTCGAGCGCTACGAGCCCTTTATCAAGGTGCTGACGGACGCCGGCTTGGCCGTCTTCACCAACGACCACATCGGGCACGGCAAGAGCGTGGCCTCGGAGGAGGACAAAGGCTACTTCGGCAAGGACACTTGGCACACCATGATCGCCGACTGCCACACCTTGTACGAAAAGGCGCACGCCGAATATCCCGACCTGCCCTATTTCTTCTTCGGCCACAGCATGGGCTCCTTCGTCGCGCGTGAATATACCCGCGAGTACGGCAAGGACCTCGCCGGCGCCATCTACTGCGGCACGGGCGGCGGCAATCCCGCGGTGGGCATCGGTATCGCCCTCTCTAAGATGATCGCCGGTTGCAAGGGCGAGAAGCATCGCAGCAAATTCATCGACGGCATGGCCTTCGGCGCCTACAACAAGAAGTTCGCGGGGCGCACCCCCTTCGATTGGCTCACCAAGGACACCACGGTGGTGGACGCCTATATCGCCGACCCCGACTGCGGCTACCTCTTTACGCTCAACGGCTATATCACCCTCTTCGACATTCTGCGCGAAGTGTCCAAGCCCGAATGCTACGCCGAGATTCCCAAAGACCTGCCCATCCTGCTCATCGCAGGCGAAATGGACCCCGTGGGCAACTACGGCAAGGGCGTCAGCGAGGTGTGCGACAAGTTGATCGCCTCGGGACATACCAAGGTGGATATGCACCTCTACGGCGACTGCCGTCACGAGATCCTCAACGAAAGCGAGATGTTCCAAGAGGTATGCTCGGACGTTTTGGCTTTCCTCAAAGCGAATATCTGA
- a CDS encoding PCRF domain-containing protein, with product MDDSVKNLLNNMREAAERAMEVQAELELPETAADARYYQHLGREAARLAPYAEAYRRLKSAADALDRCRLEKQSAEGEFRALYQEEEDRLSAELKEAEANAEALVRLTELGGNEPCVLTVKGSAVNKFGVDVLRLYRHYLDLSGVRYAADETAEGGTLTAEGGLGRLHFEAGLHKRSDGASCTVTVMPAKPEGEVCVSPEDIRVDIFCSSGKGGQNVNKVETAVRITHVPTGTVVTCQDERSQLMNKRRALATLAKRLGEERAKTLNQAYVLERDAQIKDRSNAIRRYDIANNKLCDTRTNVSVPLKEGMRGKIERLILSVAGSHTK from the coding sequence ATGGACGACAGCGTAAAGAATCTTTTGAACAACATGCGGGAAGCCGCCGAGCGGGCGATGGAAGTGCAGGCCGAATTGGAATTGCCCGAGACGGCCGCCGACGCGCGTTACTATCAACACCTCGGGCGCGAAGCGGCGCGTTTGGCGCCCTACGCCGAGGCCTATCGTCGGCTCAAGAGCGCGGCGGACGCGTTGGATAGGTGCCGGTTGGAAAAGCAGTCGGCGGAAGGGGAGTTTCGCGCGCTATATCAAGAGGAAGAAGACAGGCTGTCGGCCGAACTGAAAGAGGCCGAAGCCAATGCGGAAGCCCTCGTTCGCTTGACCGAACTGGGCGGCAACGAGCCGTGCGTTTTGACGGTCAAAGGCTCCGCCGTCAATAAATTCGGGGTGGACGTCCTACGCCTTTATCGTCACTATCTCGATTTGTCGGGTGTCAGATACGCTGCCGACGAGACCGCCGAGGGCGGTACCTTGACCGCCGAGGGCGGGCTGGGGCGCTTGCACTTCGAGGCGGGGTTGCACAAGCGTTCGGACGGTGCGTCCTGCACGGTGACGGTGATGCCTGCCAAGCCCGAGGGCGAGGTGTGCGTATCGCCCGAGGATATCCGCGTGGATATATTTTGCTCGAGCGGCAAGGGCGGTCAAAACGTCAACAAGGTGGAGACGGCCGTGCGCATTACGCACGTTCCCACGGGCACGGTGGTCACCTGTCAGGACGAGCGGTCGCAACTGATGAACAAGCGCCGCGCGTTGGCCACTTTGGCGAAGCGCCTCGGCGAAGAACGCGCCAAAACCCTCAATCAAGCGTACGTCTTGGAGCGCGACGCCCAAATCAAAGATAGGTCCAACGCCATTCGGCGTTACGATATAGCCAACAACAAATTGTGCGACACCCGCACCAACGTCTCCGTCCCGCTCAAAGAGGGAATGCGGGGCAAAATAGAGCGACTGATCTTGTCGGTCGCCGGCAGTCATACCAAATGA
- a CDS encoding RtcB family protein, giving the protein MKTISKTIVGKYNTAIVFTEQVEDGAVEQIKRLCDFEPFRDAKIRIMSDVHMGVGCTIGTTMTITDKVVPNMVGVDIGCGMLVVKLDAKAVDYPRLDEYIHRNIRSDTSVRDTAHDYAARIDLGELRCKKYVDLFRAERSIGTLGGGNHFIEIDRDESGDLYLVIHSGSRHLGVEVADSYQRAAFERLGGKWGTRGCEVVLERMRAEGEEGNGLPQKPLYVPQELAYVEGELMDDYLHDMRITQRFASLNRKAMADDILRGMGLAKCDEFETVHNYIDLEHRILRKGAVSAEKGERLLIPLNMRDGSLLCVGKGNEEWNCSAPHGAGRRLSRSCAKNTLSLAEYHREMEGIYSTSVNMRTLDESPMAYKSMYDILKNIRPTVAVVERIVPTYNFKAPEK; this is encoded by the coding sequence ATGAAAACCATATCGAAAACCATCGTAGGCAAATACAACACCGCCATCGTCTTCACCGAGCAAGTGGAAGACGGCGCCGTGGAGCAAATCAAACGCTTGTGCGATTTCGAGCCCTTCCGCGACGCCAAGATCCGCATTATGTCCGACGTGCACATGGGCGTGGGCTGTACCATCGGCACCACTATGACCATCACGGACAAGGTCGTGCCCAATATGGTGGGCGTGGATATCGGGTGCGGTATGCTCGTGGTCAAGTTGGACGCCAAGGCGGTAGACTATCCCCGTCTGGACGAGTATATCCATCGCAACATTCGCTCCGACACGAGCGTCCGCGACACGGCGCACGATTACGCCGCCCGCATAGACCTCGGCGAGTTGCGTTGCAAAAAATACGTAGACCTCTTCCGCGCCGAGCGCAGTATCGGCACGTTGGGCGGCGGCAATCACTTCATCGAGATCGATCGAGACGAGAGTGGCGACCTCTATTTGGTGATTCACTCGGGTAGTCGCCATTTGGGCGTCGAAGTGGCCGATAGCTATCAACGCGCCGCGTTCGAGCGCTTGGGCGGCAAGTGGGGCACACGCGGCTGCGAAGTGGTGCTCGAACGGATGCGAGCCGAAGGCGAAGAAGGGAACGGGTTGCCGCAAAAACCCCTATACGTCCCCCAGGAATTGGCGTACGTCGAGGGGGAGTTGATGGACGATTATCTCCACGATATGCGCATCACCCAGCGCTTTGCCTCGCTCAACCGCAAGGCGATGGCGGACGACATTTTGCGCGGTATGGGGCTTGCGAAATGCGACGAATTCGAGACCGTGCACAACTACATCGACCTCGAGCACCGCATCTTGCGCAAGGGCGCGGTGTCCGCCGAGAAGGGCGAGCGCTTGCTCATTCCGCTCAATATGCGGGACGGCAGCCTGTTGTGCGTGGGCAAGGGCAACGAGGAGTGGAACTGTTCGGCGCCGCACGGCGCGGGGCGTCGTCTCAGCCGCAGTTGTGCCAAAAACACGTTGAGCCTTGCCGAATACCACCGCGAGATGGAGGGCATATACTCCACGTCGGTCAATATGCGCACGCTGGACGAAAGCCCCATGGCCTACAAGTCCATGTACGACATTCTCAAAAATATTCGTCCCACCGTTGCGGTGGTGGAACGCATCGTGCCCACCTACAACTTCAAAGCACCCGAAAAATAA